In a single window of the Methanofollis ethanolicus genome:
- a CDS encoding amino acid kinase family protein: MDLPVVVKVGGSLTDRAAAVVGEVLDAGVPALIVPGGGQFADAVRALAPPDTPAHWMAVAAMEAYGWYLSSFGIPVTADLAVPEGPAVFLPYAALRAHDPLPHSWAVTSDTIAAWAARQTGASLVLVKSVDALTRGGVPVAAVREPFPCDEVDPLLLPYLFAHRIPARIVNGRVEGRLLRLLEGESVPCTRVYTSI; encoded by the coding sequence ATGGACCTGCCAGTCGTCGTCAAGGTCGGGGGGAGCCTGACAGACCGCGCCGCCGCGGTGGTCGGGGAGGTGCTCGACGCCGGGGTGCCGGCCCTGATCGTGCCCGGCGGCGGGCAGTTCGCCGACGCCGTCCGGGCCCTCGCGCCGCCCGACACCCCGGCCCACTGGATGGCCGTCGCCGCCATGGAGGCCTACGGCTGGTACCTCTCCTCCTTCGGCATCCCGGTGACCGCCGACCTCGCCGTGCCCGAAGGCCCGGCGGTCTTCCTCCCCTATGCCGCCCTCAGGGCGCACGACCCCCTCCCGCACTCCTGGGCCGTCACCTCGGACACCATCGCCGCCTGGGCCGCCCGGCAGACCGGGGCCTCCCTTGTCCTGGTCAAGTCGGTGGACGCCCTGACGCGCGGCGGCGTCCCGGTCGCCGCAGTCCGCGAGCCCTTCCCCTGCGACGAGGTCGACCCCCTCCTCCTCCCGTACCTCTTCGCCCACCGTATTCCCGCACGGATCGTGAACGGCCGGGTCGAAGGGCGCCTCCTCCGACTCCTCGAAGGTGAGAGCGTGCCCTGTACCCGCGTCTATACGAGCATTTAA
- a CDS encoding phospholipase D-like domain-containing protein — MRTAIVIFLLALLAGTAGAVQIVAFCPDPYLSGEPDEYVVLDGAGSLDGIEITDGEGSVRFPEGSAMDGRIVVAREAAGYVRAHGRLPDYEVVDTDAAVPDMHRRGDFRLANQKDSLTLLVGGAAVQEVAWPGDVVPRQGQVHTLVDGRWDPRPFFIGQSDFAPQTFENVTVTLFVSPDCSYEVLSDAVATARESIDVNVYEFTHPGIAEMLADAADRGVDVSVLVEGGPVGGISPEGKGVARMLAGHGVPVMMMETAGDVHARYRFDHAKYMVVDGTDVLVMSENFKESGIPEVGKRGNRGWGAWVQDTGVAGYFAEVYRVDSTGGDVVPAPQGGSVTATGGGNYEVRFSPETVHGARVTPVIAPETSDLVRQMIAGARIRVLIEQAYITNSTAGGPNRYLAEAINASRRGVSVQVLLDSAWFNVEGETDNDEMAAWINEFARSEGLPIEARCVDLAAANLEKVHTKGVVVDDRSVLVSSINWNDNSPDFNREAGVIVEHPDAAAYFARVFAADWDAGTRVDGDAGFDYRIVAAVGVVILFAALYVVRRVWER; from the coding sequence ATGCGGACGGCCATCGTCATCTTCCTCCTCGCTCTTCTCGCCGGGACGGCGGGGGCGGTCCAGATCGTGGCGTTCTGCCCCGACCCCTACCTGTCCGGCGAGCCCGACGAGTACGTCGTCCTCGACGGGGCCGGGAGCCTGGACGGCATCGAGATCACCGACGGCGAGGGGAGTGTCCGTTTCCCTGAAGGGAGTGCGATGGATGGCCGTATCGTCGTCGCACGGGAGGCGGCCGGGTATGTCAGGGCCCATGGCCGTCTCCCCGACTACGAGGTCGTCGACACCGATGCGGCGGTCCCCGACATGCACAGGAGAGGGGACTTCAGGCTCGCGAACCAGAAGGACAGTCTCACCCTCCTTGTCGGCGGGGCGGCGGTCCAGGAAGTCGCGTGGCCGGGCGACGTGGTGCCGCGGCAGGGGCAGGTCCATACTCTTGTGGACGGCAGATGGGACCCCCGGCCCTTCTTCATCGGCCAGTCGGACTTCGCCCCGCAGACTTTCGAGAATGTCACGGTGACTCTCTTCGTCTCTCCCGACTGCTCGTACGAGGTGCTCTCCGACGCGGTCGCCACGGCGCGGGAGAGCATCGATGTGAATGTTTACGAGTTCACCCACCCGGGCATTGCGGAGATGCTCGCCGACGCCGCGGACCGGGGGGTCGATGTCTCTGTCCTCGTCGAGGGGGGGCCTGTCGGAGGTATCAGCCCCGAGGGGAAGGGCGTCGCCCGGATGCTCGCCGGCCATGGTGTTCCGGTGATGATGATGGAGACGGCGGGAGACGTCCATGCCCGCTACCGCTTCGACCACGCGAAGTACATGGTGGTCGACGGGACGGATGTCCTTGTCATGTCGGAGAACTTCAAGGAGAGCGGCATCCCCGAGGTCGGAAAGAGGGGGAACCGCGGCTGGGGGGCGTGGGTGCAGGACACCGGGGTCGCGGGCTACTTCGCAGAGGTCTACCGCGTCGACAGCACGGGCGGCGACGTCGTGCCGGCCCCGCAGGGCGGGAGCGTCACGGCAACGGGCGGCGGAAACTATGAGGTGCGGTTCTCGCCGGAGACCGTGCACGGCGCCAGGGTGACGCCGGTGATCGCGCCGGAGACGAGCGACCTCGTGCGGCAGATGATCGCGGGGGCCCGGATACGTGTCCTCATCGAGCAGGCCTATATCACGAACAGCACCGCGGGAGGGCCGAACCGGTACCTGGCCGAGGCGATCAATGCCTCGCGCCGCGGCGTCTCCGTGCAGGTGCTCCTGGACTCCGCGTGGTTCAATGTGGAAGGGGAGACGGACAACGACGAGATGGCGGCCTGGATCAACGAGTTTGCCCGGAGTGAGGGCCTCCCGATCGAGGCGCGCTGCGTCGACCTTGCGGCGGCGAACCTGGAGAAGGTCCACACAAAGGGGGTGGTCGTGGACGACAGGAGCGTGCTCGTCTCCTCAATCAACTGGAATGACAACTCCCCGGACTTCAACCGCGAGGCCGGCGTGATCGTCGAGCACCCCGACGCGGCGGCGTACTTCGCCCGCGTCTTCGCGGCCGACTGGGATGCTGGGACGAGGGTCGACGGAGACGCAGGGTTCGACTACCGGATCGTCGCTGCCGTCGGCGTCGTGATCCTCTTCGCCGCCCTGTATGTCGTACGGAGGGTGTGGGAGCGATGA
- a CDS encoding winged helix-turn-helix domain-containing protein, with the protein MHPTTLPPSSRKVLIILEDGGSMTHKDLVRSSSLAPRTVRYALKRLKDNNLIIEKFNFKDARQIIYQYKPQQAAEAV; encoded by the coding sequence ATGCACCCGACCACCCTCCCGCCTTCCTCCAGGAAGGTCCTGATCATCCTGGAGGACGGCGGTTCGATGACGCACAAGGACCTCGTCCGCTCCTCCAGCCTTGCCCCGAGGACTGTCAGGTATGCTCTGAAGCGACTGAAGGACAACAACCTCATCATCGAGAAGTTCAACTTCAAGGACGCCCGCCAGATCATCTACCAGTACAAACCCCAGCAGGCCGCGGAAGCCGTCTGA
- a CDS encoding SLC13 family permease, whose protein sequence is MKSSIGRVLGVLVFLTLVFAPIDDTLIPTAARYVAAVTLLMIIWWITEAIPLEATALLPVVLFPLLGVLSAKEATAPYADKVIFLFLGGFIIAMSMQRWGLHRRIALNIINVVGTSPRRLILGFMIATAFLSMWISNTATAMMMIPIAIAIIATIIPNASATLKNMTEEQHDFCEALVISIAYAASIGGIGTLIGTPANGIFVAQMKTLFPAAPTIDFFSWMKFGVPLVAIFIPITWLWLSYGSYRHLPSKIAHAREIIDHQIEGIGPMTKGEKWTLAVFVLVALAWIFEKTKDIGGFVIPGLDIIFPAIDDSTVAIAGALLLFLLPVDRKKGIFTMDWEWAVKIPWGILLLFGGGLCLSTAFIKSGLAKVIVDQIAIFGALPIVLLVLLVAIGISLLTEVTSNTAVASLMMPIMAVTAVSMNIHPYMLMLTAAVCTSMAFMLPVATPPNAVAYASGYIDMKDLMRSGWVLNFAGVTLWTLFLFTVVMWALGFTPALPDWATMPVR, encoded by the coding sequence ATGAAAAGTAGTATCGGGAGGGTCCTCGGGGTCCTTGTATTTCTGACCCTTGTGTTCGCTCCCATCGACGACACGCTGATCCCGACAGCGGCCAGATATGTCGCCGCTGTCACCCTCCTGATGATCATCTGGTGGATCACGGAAGCGATCCCCCTGGAGGCGACGGCACTTCTGCCCGTGGTGCTCTTTCCCCTTCTCGGCGTCCTCAGCGCCAAAGAGGCGACGGCCCCGTACGCCGACAAGGTCATCTTCCTCTTTCTCGGCGGGTTCATCATCGCCATGTCCATGCAGCGCTGGGGCCTCCACCGGCGTATCGCCTTAAACATCATCAACGTCGTCGGGACAAGCCCGCGACGGCTCATCCTGGGGTTCATGATCGCCACGGCCTTCCTCTCGATGTGGATCTCCAACACCGCCACCGCGATGATGATGATCCCGATCGCGATCGCGATCATCGCCACCATCATCCCCAATGCCAGTGCCACCCTGAAGAACATGACCGAGGAGCAGCACGACTTCTGCGAGGCCCTCGTCATCTCCATCGCCTATGCCGCCAGCATCGGCGGTATCGGCACCCTCATCGGCACGCCGGCGAACGGCATCTTCGTCGCCCAGATGAAGACCCTCTTCCCTGCGGCCCCTACCATCGACTTCTTCTCCTGGATGAAGTTCGGCGTGCCCCTGGTCGCCATCTTCATCCCCATCACCTGGCTCTGGCTCAGTTACGGATCGTACCGCCACCTGCCCTCGAAGATCGCCCATGCGAGGGAGATCATCGACCACCAGATCGAGGGTATCGGGCCGATGACGAAGGGGGAGAAGTGGACGCTGGCCGTCTTCGTACTTGTCGCCCTTGCCTGGATCTTCGAGAAGACCAAGGACATCGGCGGCTTCGTGATCCCCGGCCTCGACATCATCTTCCCGGCCATCGACGACTCGACGGTCGCCATCGCCGGCGCCCTCCTCCTCTTCCTCCTCCCGGTGGACAGGAAGAAGGGGATCTTCACGATGGACTGGGAATGGGCGGTGAAGATCCCGTGGGGCATCCTCCTCCTCTTCGGCGGCGGCCTCTGTCTCTCGACCGCCTTCATCAAGAGCGGCCTTGCAAAGGTCATCGTCGACCAGATCGCGATCTTCGGCGCTCTCCCCATCGTCCTCCTCGTCCTCCTGGTGGCCATCGGCATCTCCCTCCTCACCGAGGTGACCTCGAACACGGCCGTCGCCTCTCTGATGATGCCGATCATGGCCGTCACCGCCGTCTCCATGAACATCCACCCGTACATGCTCATGCTCACCGCGGCTGTCTGCACCTCCATGGCCTTCATGCTCCCGGTGGCGACCCCGCCCAATGCCGTCGCCTACGCCTCCGGCTACATCGACATGAAAGACCTGATGCGCTCGGGCTGGGTGCTCAATTTCGCCGGGGTCACCCTCTGGACGCTCTTCCTCTTCACGGTCGTGATGTGGGCGCTTGGCTTCACCCCGGCCCTCCCCGACTGGGCGACGATGCCGGTCAGATGA
- a CDS encoding DUF7504 family protein: MRFVLEKSEDRKLYLVLSPATAMKQTNLGIVREITEQGATAVIITTNQPYPVLRKLYVQEGIDLARVRVVDAITKYAVGKAPEDVENAVFVNSPEDLTDMGIAVTQTLKAVDGKEVFVLFDSVSTMLIYLSSANISRFIHFVTSRLKISGIAGVFLAVEKGLDPLLLSRLTTFVDEVVDMEEEG, from the coding sequence ATGAGATTTGTCCTTGAAAAGAGTGAAGACCGGAAACTCTACCTTGTCCTCTCGCCGGCGACGGCGATGAAGCAGACCAACCTCGGGATCGTCAGGGAGATCACGGAGCAGGGCGCGACCGCGGTCATCATCACCACCAACCAGCCCTATCCGGTCCTCAGGAAACTCTATGTCCAGGAGGGGATCGACCTGGCACGCGTCCGCGTTGTTGATGCGATCACGAAGTACGCGGTCGGGAAGGCGCCCGAGGATGTGGAGAACGCCGTCTTCGTGAACAGTCCCGAAGACCTCACAGATATGGGGATCGCTGTCACCCAGACCCTCAAGGCGGTCGATGGAAAGGAGGTCTTCGTCCTCTTCGACTCGGTCTCGACGATGCTCATCTATCTCTCCTCCGCGAACATCTCGCGGTTCATCCATTTCGTGACGAGCAGGCTGAAGATCTCCGGGATTGCCGGGGTGTTCCTTGCGGTGGAGAAGGGGCTCGACCCCCTGCTCCTCTCCCGGCTCACCACCTTCGTCGACGAGGTGGTGGACATGGAGGAGGAGGGATGA
- a CDS encoding AAA family ATPase: protein MDENPFVFGQPVRGPAFIDRTAELERVRNYLKNGRSLIIYSPRKYGKTSLVLRAIDGFGGSVLPIFLDCYAFTSEHDLARALSAKVLAHYPEREILAAIKRLFAGITPKITVKTAPEVEVGVEYEPEEDLSGAYDLPERLAVDRGRRVVVVFDEFQELAGFENLLKTLRSVFQHHQHVAYVFIGSKRHMMEWIFRSQESPFYNFGAHMTLHEIPAGAFAAYIGEAFAGAGIALLDGTVEALLAATGCHPHYTQRLAFEVWYRGRIRGSAGPADVEAAIREVIADLEGSYLAIWDALTANQRRVLLAVAQGEDDLFSGEFARTRGFASPASVQSALRRILERGIAEEEGGGYRVADPFLARWMEGRFLRG from the coding sequence ATGGATGAGAACCCCTTTGTCTTCGGCCAGCCGGTGCGGGGTCCGGCCTTCATCGACAGGACCGCAGAGCTGGAACGGGTCAGGAACTACCTGAAGAACGGGCGGAGCCTTATCATCTACTCGCCCCGCAAATACGGGAAGACGTCCCTCGTCCTCAGGGCCATCGACGGCTTCGGGGGGAGTGTCCTCCCGATCTTTCTCGACTGTTATGCCTTCACCAGCGAGCACGACCTCGCCCGCGCCCTCTCGGCGAAGGTGCTCGCGCATTACCCGGAGAGGGAGATCCTGGCGGCGATAAAGCGGCTCTTCGCCGGGATCACGCCAAAGATTACGGTGAAGACGGCGCCGGAGGTCGAGGTCGGCGTCGAGTACGAGCCCGAGGAGGATCTCTCCGGCGCCTACGACCTGCCGGAGAGGCTTGCCGTCGACCGCGGCCGCCGGGTGGTCGTGGTCTTCGACGAGTTCCAGGAACTCGCGGGTTTCGAGAACCTCCTGAAGACCCTCAGGTCGGTCTTCCAGCACCACCAGCACGTTGCCTATGTCTTCATCGGCTCGAAGAGGCACATGATGGAGTGGATCTTCCGGTCGCAGGAGAGCCCATTCTACAACTTCGGCGCTCACATGACCCTCCACGAGATCCCGGCCGGGGCGTTCGCGGCGTATATCGGGGAGGCCTTTGCCGGCGCTGGCATCGCCCTCCTCGACGGAACGGTGGAGGCGCTCCTGGCGGCGACAGGGTGCCATCCCCATTATACCCAGCGCCTCGCCTTCGAGGTGTGGTACAGGGGGCGCATCCGCGGCTCGGCGGGACCGGCGGATGTGGAGGCGGCGATCCGCGAGGTGATCGCGGACCTGGAAGGGTCATACCTTGCGATCTGGGACGCTCTCACCGCGAACCAGCGCAGGGTCCTCCTCGCGGTGGCGCAGGGCGAGGACGACCTCTTCTCCGGCGAGTTCGCCCGCACCCGGGGCTTTGCAAGCCCGGCGAGCGTCCAGTCGGCCCTCCGCAGGATTCTCGAAAGAGGGATCGCGGAGGAGGAGGGCGGGGGTTACAGGGTCGCCGACCCTTTCCTGGCCCGCTGGATGGAGGGGCGGTTTCTCAGGGGATGA
- a CDS encoding cupin domain-containing protein, whose translation MLIRDIRTTPVFTAGDKTHLRELLHPKDEPACTNRCSIAHAFLGPGEASLPHRLKTSSETYYILAGRGEMHIGDEKAEVCEGQAVYIPPGAVQWIENTGPGDLVILAVVDPAWREEDEEVFPSSP comes from the coding sequence ATGCTGATCAGGGACATCAGGACCACGCCTGTCTTCACGGCCGGCGACAAAACCCATCTCCGCGAACTCCTGCACCCGAAGGACGAACCGGCCTGCACAAACCGCTGTTCTATCGCCCATGCCTTCCTCGGTCCGGGTGAGGCATCGCTTCCCCACCGCCTGAAGACCTCGTCGGAGACGTATTATATCCTCGCGGGCAGGGGCGAGATGCACATCGGCGATGAAAAGGCGGAGGTCTGCGAGGGGCAGGCCGTCTACATCCCGCCGGGCGCGGTTCAGTGGATCGAGAACACCGGGCCGGGCGATCTTGTCATCCTCGCGGTCGTCGACCCTGCATGGCGGGAGGAGGACGAGGAGGTGTTCCCCTCCTCCCCATAA
- a CDS encoding thermonuclease family protein: protein MVPFPAPPGAAGGETMQNVAIFWDPQGIELDTLGKKKYLRVSDGDSPYISMSIRMLSIDTPEVHYPVNTPPSRHDADLAQLADWIQDGEAAVEHSLGEHLRPKLATGSAGTLQEDQGMEAARYFKQLLAEKLTRPNGSKRDVFLRVADRPFDQYGRLLAYMAPNYTAKERETMTRAERATFNLMMVASGWAAIFAIYPSLPRHADLMMIRDAAEEAYRAQRGAWADPMALTGYEFRMCVRLYDITAKVLAGKRLSSSERGAWISRYCADMTNGEIFYPQEYHRVPPYNRVFIWPSDVPKAVAGMNLVPPRER, encoded by the coding sequence GTGGTGCCGTTCCCGGCGCCGCCGGGTGCGGCTGGGGGAGAGACGATGCAGAATGTTGCCATATTCTGGGACCCCCAGGGGATCGAGCTCGATACCCTGGGCAAAAAGAAATACCTGCGGGTAAGCGACGGGGACAGTCCGTATATCTCGATGTCGATCAGGATGCTCTCCATCGACACGCCCGAGGTGCACTATCCTGTCAATACGCCGCCGTCGCGGCACGACGCCGATCTGGCGCAACTGGCCGACTGGATCCAGGACGGGGAGGCGGCGGTCGAACACAGCCTGGGGGAGCATCTCAGGCCGAAGCTTGCCACGGGTTCGGCCGGGACTCTCCAGGAGGACCAGGGGATGGAGGCGGCCCGTTATTTCAAGCAGCTCCTTGCAGAGAAGTTGACGCGGCCGAACGGGTCGAAGAGGGACGTGTTCCTGCGGGTTGCGGACCGGCCTTTCGACCAGTACGGGCGGTTGCTCGCGTATATGGCGCCGAACTACACCGCGAAGGAGAGGGAGACGATGACGCGGGCCGAGAGGGCGACCTTCAACCTGATGATGGTGGCGTCGGGGTGGGCGGCGATCTTCGCGATCTACCCGAGCCTGCCGCGCCATGCCGACCTGATGATGATCAGGGATGCGGCCGAGGAGGCGTACAGGGCGCAGAGGGGGGCGTGGGCCGACCCGATGGCCCTGACCGGGTACGAGTTCAGGATGTGCGTGCGCCTCTACGATATCACGGCGAAGGTTCTTGCCGGCAAGCGCCTCTCGTCGTCGGAGAGGGGGGCCTGGATCAGCAGGTACTGCGCCGACATGACGAACGGCGAGATCTTTTACCCGCAGGAGTACCACCGGGTGCCGCCGTACAACCGGGTCTTTATCTGGCCTTCGGACGTGCCGAAGGCGGTGGCCGGCATGAACCTTGTCCCGCCGCGTGAGCGGTGA
- a CDS encoding TMEM175 family protein, with amino-acid sequence MQTAETSPSDGIGFSKARFEALTDEIFAFAMTLLVVGMAVPAATTATTSAGVTWSTAVYLLIPPLLWALRRI; translated from the coding sequence ATGCAGACCGCCGAAACATCCCCCTCCGACGGCATCGGTTTCTCAAAAGCACGCTTCGAGGCGCTGACCGACGAGATCTTCGCGTTTGCCATGACCCTTCTCGTCGTCGGCATGGCCGTCCCGGCCGCGACGACGGCCACCACCTCCGCCGGCGTCACCTGGAGCACGGCGGTCTATCTCCTCATCCCGCCCCTGCTCTGGGCCCTCAGGCGGATCTGA
- a CDS encoding ABC transporter permease, whose amino-acid sequence MTLPGMRAWTVWRRNLDVFVKTWKVNLLVPALEPVLYLLALGFGVGYYIAEVDGVPYIRFIAPALVAVSVMNASFFECTYGSYVRMYYQKTFDAVIATPVSLEEVIAGEILWGATRSVISASLILPVLVLFGVADLPSSLLLVPFAFPAGLLFASIGMCFTAVIPNIESINYPAFLFITPMFLFSGTFFPLSLLPAPLQALALAALPLTHVVNVCRALTLAAGLDLLLLGLIWIAAVTPVAFLLALRMMKKRLVR is encoded by the coding sequence ATGACCCTCCCCGGCATGCGCGCCTGGACAGTCTGGCGCCGGAACCTCGACGTCTTCGTGAAGACCTGGAAGGTGAACCTCCTCGTCCCCGCCCTCGAACCCGTCCTCTACCTCCTCGCCCTCGGCTTCGGCGTCGGCTACTACATCGCCGAAGTCGACGGCGTCCCGTACATCCGCTTCATCGCCCCGGCCCTCGTCGCCGTCTCCGTCATGAACGCCTCCTTCTTCGAGTGCACCTACGGCTCGTACGTGCGCATGTACTACCAGAAAACCTTCGACGCCGTCATCGCCACCCCCGTCTCCCTCGAAGAGGTGATCGCCGGCGAGATCCTCTGGGGCGCGACGAGAAGCGTCATCTCCGCCTCCCTCATCCTCCCCGTCCTCGTCCTCTTCGGCGTCGCCGACCTCCCCTCCTCCCTCCTCCTCGTCCCCTTCGCCTTCCCCGCCGGCCTCCTCTTCGCCTCCATCGGCATGTGCTTCACCGCCGTCATCCCGAACATCGAGTCGATCAACTACCCGGCCTTCCTCTTCATCACCCCCATGTTCCTCTTCTCCGGCACCTTCTTCCCCCTCTCCCTCCTCCCCGCACCCCTCCAGGCCCTCGCCCTCGCCGCCCTCCCCCTCACCCACGTCGTCAATGTCTGCCGCGCCCTCACCCTTGCCGCGGGCCTCGACCTCCTCCTCCTCGGCCTGATCTGGATCGCCGCCGTCACCCCCGTTGCCTTCCTCCTCGCCCTCAGGATGATGAAAAAGCGGCTCGTCCGCTAA
- a CDS encoding ABC transporter ATP-binding protein translates to MPPVIVAERLEKNFGNVRAVRGISFTVEEGEAFGFLGPNGAGKTTTMRMVQCVSPRTGGKLQVFGMDPAVDAREIKARLGVVPQENNLDPDLTGAENLLAYARYFGIPRQTAEERVARLLAFVQVEGKKDVVIENLSGGMRRRLILARALVNDPDILILDEPTTGLDPQARHLIWERLRALQREGTTLVLTTHAMDEAEHLCDRLVIMDHGQVLVEGSPKDLIRTTIGRHIIEVGADETVIACLRSRGIPYETAGSLLHVPTDRPNEVTRALLDACGAITLTTRPATLEDVFLKLTGRTLRE, encoded by the coding sequence ATGCCGCCTGTCATCGTCGCGGAAAGGCTGGAAAAAAATTTCGGGAACGTCAGGGCCGTGCGGGGGATCAGCTTCACCGTCGAAGAAGGCGAGGCCTTCGGCTTCCTCGGCCCGAACGGCGCCGGCAAGACCACCACCATGCGGATGGTCCAGTGCGTCTCGCCGCGGACAGGCGGCAAACTCCAGGTCTTCGGCATGGACCCGGCCGTCGACGCCCGCGAGATCAAAGCCCGCCTCGGCGTCGTCCCGCAGGAGAACAACCTCGACCCCGACCTCACCGGCGCCGAAAACCTCCTCGCCTACGCACGCTACTTCGGCATCCCCCGGCAGACCGCCGAGGAGAGAGTCGCCCGCCTCCTCGCCTTCGTCCAGGTGGAGGGGAAGAAAGACGTCGTCATCGAGAACCTCTCCGGCGGCATGCGCCGCCGCCTCATCCTCGCCCGCGCCCTCGTCAACGACCCCGACATCCTCATCCTGGACGAACCCACCACCGGCCTCGACCCCCAGGCCCGCCACCTCATCTGGGAAAGACTCCGCGCCCTCCAGAGAGAGGGCACGACCCTCGTCCTCACCACCCACGCCATGGACGAGGCCGAACACCTCTGCGACCGCCTGGTCATCATGGACCACGGCCAGGTCCTCGTCGAAGGCTCGCCGAAAGACCTGATCAGGACGACGATCGGCCGACACATCATCGAAGTCGGGGCCGACGAGACCGTCATCGCCTGCCTCAGGAGCCGCGGCATTCCGTACGAGACCGCCGGCAGCCTCCTCCACGTCCCCACAGACCGGCCGAACGAAGTGACCCGCGCCCTCCTCGACGCCTGCGGCGCCATCACCCTCACCACCCGGCCCGCCACCCTCGAAGACGTCTTTTTAAAACTCACCGGGAGGACACTCCGCGAATGA
- a CDS encoding DUF5683 domain-containing protein, whose product MASPLLAVILSFFIPGLGQFYTGQMMKALVLFVLAVVFGGLSAFVIGIPFYILVWLYSMYDAYTAANAA is encoded by the coding sequence ATGGCATCGCCACTTCTTGCAGTGATCCTTTCCTTCTTCATCCCCGGCCTCGGCCAGTTCTACACGGGCCAGATGATGAAGGCGCTCGTGCTCTTCGTGCTCGCGGTCGTCTTCGGCGGTCTCTCGGCCTTCGTGATCGGCATCCCCTTCTACATTCTGGTCTGGCTGTACTCGATGTACGACGCCTACACTGCGGCAAACGCGGCCTGA
- a CDS encoding type IV pilin: MKFGYEHEEAVSPVIGVILMVAITVILAAIVGVFVFGMTDDMSGSKEAYLTATTNSSVTTIVLQSGKDLSALTQLKIKVDGEVISPGNMKLNKETGDAIDTDYLKPKGTTKTFSVGDVITVSKTKGTLLVTGKFADGEEKVLLQKNL; this comes from the coding sequence ATGAAATTCGGATATGAGCATGAAGAAGCGGTGTCGCCGGTCATCGGCGTCATCCTGATGGTCGCCATCACGGTCATCCTGGCGGCGATCGTGGGAGTCTTCGTCTTCGGCATGACCGACGACATGAGCGGGTCAAAGGAGGCTTACCTCACCGCCACGACGAATAGTTCGGTCACGACGATCGTACTGCAGAGTGGTAAAGATCTCTCCGCACTGACGCAGTTGAAGATCAAAGTAGATGGAGAAGTTATTAGCCCGGGAAATATGAAATTAAACAAAGAAACAGGAGATGCAATTGATACCGACTATCTTAAACCCAAGGGTACCACTAAGACCTTCTCTGTCGGCGACGTGATCACAGTAAGCAAAACGAAAGGCACTCTCCTCGTCACCGGCAAGTTCGCCGACGGCGAAGAGAAGGTCCTCCTCCAGAAGAATCTGTAA
- a CDS encoding DUF5658 family protein: protein MSPLFSTRASRLLFLLLVLLLAADVATTTYALDNGGQEANPVMAGIVFCPALHALLKASFAVLVLLLCRRADTLVAGSGTYCIGGAAAVYMLSFANNLWQIGLWQVFA, encoded by the coding sequence ATGTCCCCCCTTTTTTCCACCCGCGCCTCGCGCCTTCTCTTTCTCCTCCTCGTCCTTCTCCTCGCCGCCGACGTGGCGACGACCACTTACGCCCTCGACAACGGGGGACAGGAGGCGAACCCCGTGATGGCCGGCATCGTCTTCTGCCCCGCGTTGCACGCGCTCCTGAAAGCTTCCTTCGCCGTGCTCGTCCTCCTCCTCTGCCGCCGCGCCGACACTCTCGTCGCGGGCAGCGGGACGTACTGCATCGGCGGCGCCGCCGCGGTGTACATGCTCTCCTTCGCGAATAATCTCTGGCAGATCGGGCTCTGGCAGGTCTTCGCCTGA